The following are encoded together in the Lathyrus oleraceus cultivar Zhongwan6 chromosome 3, CAAS_Psat_ZW6_1.0, whole genome shotgun sequence genome:
- the LOC127130889 gene encoding cold shock domain-containing protein 4-like — protein sequence MNGLRPDIKKEKGYQHITRFFELVNKSRIYDEDNRESVAHYKSLHDKKRKGKIRGKPYNGKKKVGDGKKPSGGGSHTPVKCFRCGVEGHRALECPKGDVTCFKCGKQGHKSFDCIVGSNVTYYNCGEPGHISTKCNKPKKEKTKGKMFALSDADTSAEERLI from the coding sequence ATGAATGGCTTGAGACCTGATATCAAGAAGGAAAAAGGTTACCAACATATTACGAGGTTTTTtgagttggttaacaagagtaGGATATATGATGAGGATAATCGTGAGAGTGTTGCTCATTACAAGTCCTTGCATGATAAGAAAAGAAAAGGTAAAATCCGAGGGAAGCCGTATAATGGTAAGAAGAAAGTTGGTGATGGCAAGAAGCCGAGTGGGGGAGGATCTCACACTCCTGTCAAGTGCTTCAGATGTGGTGTTGAGGGGCATCGTGCTCTCGAGTGTCCTAAGGGTGACGTGACttgtttcaagtgtggcaagcAAGGTCACAAATCTTTTGATTGCATAGTTGGTTCGAATGTGACTTACTACAACTGTGGTGAACCAGGGCACATTAGTACCAAGTGCAACAAGCCGAAGAAGGAGAAAACCAAAGGGAAAATGTTTGCATTGTCCGATGCTGATACTTCTGCTGAGGAGAGATTGATTTGA